In Argiope bruennichi chromosome X1, qqArgBrue1.1, whole genome shotgun sequence, the genomic stretch GTGATTAAAATGAAGGAGGTGCCAAAAAATAGTTACTTTCATTAAATAACTTTGTATggctattttattctttttttaaaaatagcctaACAAAgttatttaagcaaaaataatatatcaaagtccctattctttcagatttaatggaattgttttgaaattccaTAAAATCTGATTTTCTGTTGATGGtcttaaaacttttgtaaattatatattcaaaatataacttttacatTATTCTCATGACATTTTTacttgcagttaaaaaaatctgaatatttccATAAATCTTCATCTTAAAAGTGTAATTTTGAACTTGTTGActtaaccatattttaaattaaaagaaatcattaaaatgctGATGCTGGGGTATTTTACAAAccttaaactgaattaaaataaaaaaaatatataatggaatttttgtttaaaaagattcTGTCTGTTGTATGTCACTTTAAAAGAAACTACTGTGGATTTGACTTATTTCAATCCAAGGgttgtcattatattttgcattttacgTGGATTTAACACACTCCCCCTTTTGAAGACCCACATGTTAAAGGTTCATGCTAATATGCAAATGTTTGTCTAATTTGCATTTAATACCTTGTATTCTgttttgaaaagatataaaagagatcatatctaattaaaaaaagggcataacattttttttttttttttttttgtaaatttttgaacgCTATTTAACAtggcagaaattttattttaaataatttatacaggaTGTCCCAAAAAATGGAGCAAGCTTTTATTTCCTTTACTATTGCAATTTGAGATATACTTCCAAAGGTTGATTACTTTGGTGGCCAAATGTTGATTACTTTGGTTTCTGTAGATAGGGATagtagaaaaattgaatttctttacgTCTCCCAtagtttaaaagtattaataaataaattgtgtctTTTAGATTTTTCTGTGCACACATATAGTTTCATATTTCTGTCTATGAAATTTGCAGAgagatgcttatttttttaatttagagggactaataatatatttagatgaaatttttatttcagaaatgcaaatttgttCAATACAGAGAAACtgttatatgcaaatatttgtctgGCAGCATTTCATTTGATCCTCCTAACTTCAAATGAATATGCTAATCGTTCATGTTTTCACTTTAATTGGTTGATAGTTACATCTTTCCTTTTATgaagaaggaaaaagaaactgaacatttaagaTATCTCGGAGAAGCACTGAAGCTCTgagcaataaaattctttatttgcacTTGTGTAAGGAACATTTGGATATGCTGACGGCTTATGTTGTATGTAATCGTCACGTCGATCTAATTGTAGAATACAAAAGTCTTTTTCCGAATTCCTGGAATCCTTCAATGAAGTGTGTTTACAGAACGTTTAGAAATTACACTTTGGCTTATTTTTAAGCTACTCTCATGCTAATGTACAAACAATCAGTTCAGAACTCAACATTCCAAAGtcgaaaatgtaaaaattatttcaactcaATAACTGGCATCCATATAGTATTCGCACAGTCCATGGACTtctacaatatttacattaacaaCTTCAGATTGACACCAAGAATTTTACAATTAGGcctcattttgtgtaaaatcaaattcttcctttcagaaaaatgcaatttggacAGTTGAATGCTTTAATCGAGGTAGAAGCATTAAACTTCAAACCAATCAATTTTGAAGTGGTAAAATCCATTCTTCGTGCGAGATGTCCATCATCAGAGTCATTTTTCTATAAACGTATTGTGTGGCATTTTTAGAAACTCTTTagttgtttccatttttttacaacattataCTGAATGGTGACTGATATATTCATTCAGTTTTGATTGACATTATGTCTGAACTAAGGAATGAATTGGCTTTGGCAGTGCACGTTCTCGATCTTcgtcaataaattcaaaaatcttaaGTCACAAGTGATGAACTCAATCGCATATGCGCAAGTATTGTCAAAAGAATGCAACTTTGTTGAAGGTAtttattttgagcaaatttttCTGCACATCAGTTAATGTAttatataaccattttttttaaatttaatgaaagttaataaatgagATATTATTTTCTGACACTACCCTTTTAATAATGTTAAGTGCATTTTCGTCATATGTATATTAtctctgaaaattaaaacaaaaccatCGCACAAACACAGATCAGAAATATGGGTAAATGatctaagtcaataaatttgctttaaactATTAGTATGACTATTTCTATACCTATTAGTATAGTGGTGTTAACATGAAACTTTATATCTTTACAGATGAATGtaggaaaaacattttattcattgacGCTTTTTCGTTACGTGAGtcgtacaaaaatttaatttttgtaatttttttactatttcccTGTACAGAAGCCAGAGTATTTTTACACATTTGAGTaccttattttatgaaaattcacaATTGGAGGTATGTGtctaattgcaataattaatgaaataaatacttgttCCAATTTCTTGCTACAccttgtatattatataaaaacaagtgactttaaaataatgtatttgaatttatgcAGATGTTAACTTCTTATCTTATGTCAGCTTACTCTATTACATTTAGAATAGACTGCTTCATAGTTTTGACTTTCTCTCAGTTTGTTTGTAGAAATTATAATTCCTTATAGCAGCAATGTGACTATACTGCTCTACATTAatgttatatttctatttttctcatGGGATAATTGTGACATACTTAGTGGAATTCCCCTCTAGATACCTGATGAAAAAAtcacagcattttaaaatttaagagtaaaatgaatataaaatgctttaaaacctCTGTGACTTTTTGAGCATTATTATGCTATGAGACTAGTAAGATGAACTCagcttattatatattattgtaagcATGTGCAACAagatttttcatgctttttagTTTCTTGTGATCTATGGTGCTACAGTTGTGTAAGTTCTCAACCTGGATGTGAGGAATTTTATGTTGACTGGCGCATTCATCATGCAATAACCTGTCCACGTGAAGATGATAAATGTGTCAAAATCATCGAAAGGAAAGGaggtaagttttttttctttttattgtgatCTTAACCtttacataaacaaaacatttttctaatttagagcatgctttaaacataaaaataactaaacatggcaatttaaatttacttcagattgaatttttaattttatcttacatTTCACCTTGATATGTTTTAGTGGATAAATTTATTACTCGAGATTGCTTATCAAATTTGGAAGGGCAAAAGAAAGATATTCCTGCTGATCGATATGATGGATGCAGAAAAGCAGCTGAACAACCAAAGCTTGCTGTATATGTTGAAAATCATATAACTCagcttgaaattaaaaagtaagtataaagttatcaaaaaattcttggaataaatgaatagattttaaaatttctatgcaaGAGTCACTAAATAAGAGGTGTGTTAAAAGCTCcaactacattaaaaaataaataaggtttCTTGCAAACTATGATGCATAGATTTGCAGGATAAAATAAGTTGAAGAATATTGATGACCATGGCAAAATCAGTTCtctgaaataacattaaaaaaaatatttagtcatcTGCTTTCCAATCTAGCTGAGGTTTTTGCTTATTTTGCATATTCTTCAGTTTTTCAATTTGTCATATATGACGGTAAAGtaccataattataaaaaaaaaaaacccttgatattttaatgaattgctacgttcaggggggggggggagtagtgcaccaaaaatgaaataagagctatttttattattgtggtGGGTTTCTTTGCACTTGATTTCAGGATTGGTATCAAGAATATGACATTTGACACTGCTAATTTACATTGCATGCTTCTAGGGGGAAAAATTCTTAACAGGATAATATAAGCTGTGtacttttgatataaaattaatgaattagttATCTGAAATATTAGTGTCATGCATGTTTCAGATTTTTACGGAACAGCAAAAGGTTTATTAAATtgacatatataaattattatacaaggtgatcaagaaataacaggaagtGTTCGGAGCCTTGTAGCaggttatgtactggacgaaatataacaaaatttggtcacCATACACATAAAGGTATGCCGTTTcgatttatcaaggaaaaaaaaaatagtataaaaaacgCCGATAGTGAAAATTCTGGCTctgcgatcgaaaacttcattatgtaatttgcatGTACGAGTACTTTCTGACATGATatcgaagataaaaggaaggATTGCTggaatttaagtcattgtgcAAGAATTCGCCCGTAGATGACGTTGTCACTACGTGAGCGTGttttattagtcaagctgttttatcagcgggatgaaaatgtcagtgctgctcttcgtgaatattGGCGGTTAAAAtagttacgtagaggaccgatgaccataactaacttacgaagaatagtagaaagatttgaaacaacaggaattcttggtgtacAACCAGGCCGAGGATTATTTCTGGTTATGGGGCTACTTGAAAGGcattgtgtatcaaggacatgctcccgacattcctactttaaaagaacaaataacgttacatgtcagacgaataaatgtcaatatgctgcgagccaccatcgaaaacctcgtgtaccacATGCAATTAATTAAACATCAGCCTGATGATCACCTTGAgacaaatttgtaagttgctataataaacgttttttatTGGTGTTTGGTGTGTTATTTATtgtgtttccattggcagttatgtatttttttttttttcacattatgcgcttgcagGGCCAGGATTTCCGATCAGTgttttttggtattaattttttttttcgtgataaatcgaaaccgcatactttaatgtgtatggtggccaaattttattatatttcgtccagtacataacacgctacaggacTATGAACACCtcccgttattttttttttgtcaccctGTACATAATTTCGTTGTGCTTTGTAAGTTTAATGTTTCTTGATCTGAAAGATTttcaataacttataaattaagattgattcatttaattttttgatattgaattctGAACTTTGATTAGATATCCTTTCATCGTAAGAAAAAGTTAAATGGTGCTAGTTAATTCAGTAACTGCTAGAGAATTGTTTCCTcggaaaagataaagttttcaagaaaatgtCAAGTCAGGATGaagtaattttcattcaaattgttTATCAGCTTATAGTAAGTTGTAAGGAATCCcctttgattattatttataatttgtttgacttttttttcagtGAACATTGGGATGAAGTGACATATTGCTTTTGCGAGTTTGACCAATGGTGCAATCACGGGCATTTTCTACATTccaacaaatatataattatttttgttgtaataagtttgtttatttttaaatatcattttagaaaCTGATCTAtagatattttgttatatatactaaatgttgaagattttttttaaatgaatgattagtTTTTATTCAAGGAAGATGTATGCCTTAAAGCATGTTTCATTAATGGAATCTTGATTTAAGATTTTCAACCAATCACTCAGGAGtttatttacataaacatttgattttacataatgtatccttacattttaaatagttctagttttaatgaaaaataatgggGTGTGGAATATTAGCTCGACTGCAAAATTGTTAACCTTATCCAATCTACAAATTGATGTACAGTTTAGTCAGTTATATTCTTAGATGGTTGTCACTTATGTATTGGCTACCTCCATTTTGCAAAacagaaagtattttaatgtGATACATTCCTTGTAATAATAGTGTATcattatttttgtgtatattttaatatacattgattttttattacataatttctaGATGTTAGTGATGTGAATCTCATTTTGTACATTTCATTTTGATTCCGTCCATTATTGCACTATTGTTTTGTTACAGATTTGGATATATTTAGGTGGCGTTTAGAACTTGATGGGtgtgatatttatttacttgGTTGTCTTGGttttattattcacaaaatatactttttatatgcaTGTAAGTTTGATAAATGGAtgttttcatatgaataaaagtcaattttcttagaaatgtttaataaaatatattttttaaactctaattgttgTATCAGATTATAACAGTGATATTTCTCTCTAAATAAAGTGCTCAATAAAAAGAACCAACATATGTTATACTGATGTCTTCACTAAAGTTTGCTGGACGTGAACGTGGCCTCCAAAACTGCCAGTTATAatatactggaaaaaaaaaatcacactgattaatttggtgttaaaaaattacttctgtattaattgcaaaaaatcagcacaaaatgaaaataaagaattttttatcggTATCCAGAAATTTGTATGCTACCTTCTTGCCAAATTATCTACATTGAAATACAAGATTAATATGCATAGAGTACTGGAGAGAGaggattttacacacaaaaaattacAACACAAACCTGGCATCTTTCTTCAACCTGCAGAAAAATTCCTATAGCTAATTAAAAGAGAAAGTATAATTGATGGCGGTAGATAACTGTTAGTTAATAATTTACGTAACTTAGAAAATTTATACAGTTTAGTTTCTACCTTTTTACAAATTCATCAATCTctgaataatgaatgaaatgccaagttataaaagtaacaaaaatgttttttgaaatatattattgattgcggcatttttcagaagttaaaaatattaattcactaCAAATTGCATAATTGAGTAATGCACTTGAATTTGTTCAATAAACAAACAGCTAAAACATTAATAATCGATctgtaagttattttataaatgttagtgcATTTGAGTTTTTGTTATATCTGTAGttcttattttatctttctcaaaagacatccaaaataaagttttaaatggattaatatatgtattgaaaatcaTCTCTAACcaatttgaagaaaagtataCAAGATAGttggttaacacaatattcaCATGGATTAACAATACCAACATTGCTGTTACGTGccagggaaaaataaataaatccgcaTTTATCAAAGGaactcatttcaaaattatgatatattgtgattttgaaatgcatactcattttaatattacagaaaattttaaaactaactatTTATATCGATTAATTAATCGATATAAAACGATTTTAACATAATGTTAAGTCAGGATTGAACAATGAATAACTCGTGGATTAAGAAGCCTACTTACAAACATCTTTAGGACGAAGAAGAACAGAAACTGTAGAACAATTGGATAAACATGGCACTGATGGATCCAAAACAATAAGACGATATCCTTGACCTTGAGCAACCCAAACGTTAGCAAAATCTGTTAATGGCTGAAAGCGAAATTCTATTGAaaacaaatctaataaaatatttataatacatcatttttttaccACGAAAATGACTTccctgcaaaaatatatatttccaaccttttttttttttttttttgtaaatcaaaagGCATTTCAATCAAATATACTTCTACTGTTTTTAATGAATCCATATTCAACAGATTACAACTGAAATACGCagataggatttttttaaaatgaaaagttatataaactGTGCTCTTCATAGGAAATTTACACAATATACAGGGTGCTCACTTAAATCCTTTTAACTTCTGAACAATAGTATCATATAATGAAGTAAAACTAAGACACAATAAAAAGGCTGTACGGTAAACGATTACACCACTCATTGAGTTATCTAATGGAAAACTTTGGAGTAAGCGTTCCTATCTTGTAAGCGGTATAAGATAATTACAAAGTTGTAGAACATTATTGATTTACACTGAAGAGCCAGAAATGCTGGTATAGCAGGTCGTATGCAAATAATCAGATGTGTTCAACAAATCAGCATAACACGATGCGGTTGATTGCGTATATAAAACAACAGTTGTCTGAGGAGGCTATTGCAAAGATTCTTCCTGTTACAAAGGCAGATTATCaagatttaagtgattttcaacgGGGGCTAATCGTTAGCGCACGAGAGACAGGGCACAGCACTTCCGAAGTAgcgatgaaatttggattttcgtGCAAGACCATTTCAAGGGTGTACAGCGAATATCagatttccggtaaaacttcaaatcTCCGGCTGCGATGCGACCGGATAAAGACCTTGACAGAACGGAATCATTGACAGCTGAAAAGAATCGTTGCACGAGATAGACATTCAACACTTCTTCAAATTGCTGCGGATTTGAATGCAGGCCCATTAACAAGTGTCAGCGTAAGCACTGTGCAACATGCCCCAATTGATATGGGTTTTTGCAGTCGCAGACCATCTCGTGTGCCATTGTTGAATCAGCGGTACAAAGCTCTGCACCTTGCTTGGGCTCACCAACACCGTCATTAGACTCTTAATGATTGGAAAAACGTCTGGTCTGACGAGTCCCGTTTCCAATTGTATCGGGTAATTGGCCGTGTAAGGGTGTGGAGAAAATGTCATGGATCCCTCATGCCTACAAGGAATTGTTCAAGCTGGTGGAGGCTCTGTGATGTTATGGGGCGTGTATAATTGGCATGAAATAGGACCACTGATACGTCTAGATTCGACCATGACAAGTCAACGGTACGTTAACATCCTTTCTGACCCCCTGCATCCATTCATGCCCTGTGTGCATTCCGACGAACGTGGGCAATTCCAACAGGATAATGCGCCACCCCACTGGTTTACAGTAGTTACTGAGTGGCTTGAGGAGCACTCTTCTGACTTTCGTTCCCTCTTTTGTCCACCTAATTCCCCTGACATGAATATTATCGAGCATATCAAGGATGTTTTGCAATGTCTGTCCTTAGTACATCTTCACCAGTTCGCACTCCCATGTCTTTGTGGACTGCCCTGCAGGAATCATGGTGTGAACTGTCTACAGACTATCTCCATAAACTAGTTGAATCCATGCCAAACCGTGTTACGGCATTTCTGCGCGCTAGTGGGGGTTCTATATGAAAATAGATTGATGTACCAGTTTTTCAGGCatttcaatgtaatataaaaatgcacTTTGAGTATATTAATACTAAGAACAAAATgcttaaaatgtatatttgttttcgCATTTTCCGAAATTTTGAAGACACAATTCATGGAtaaaaggaagaaagattttttcttttactaaaaaaaaaaaaaaatactaaaaactaCTTTTTTCCAGTAGGAATAACTCAAACATTAAGTATATGCTACCTTTTTGCCAATAATGCAACAGTTATGATAACATATTACTGTTGCTTATATCGGCGcacaaattgatattttaaaaagtatgcaaCGTGAACTTCaaacaataatacaaatttatttagaagCCGGACAGCAGTTTGAACAATGAAAATAAGGGGATCTTGTGATCTTTTTAACTCGTATTATGAAATcacaatttcgaaaaaataaatgtgcattttGACTGTTTTGTACTTAGCGCTAATGTACACCAGGTGTCTTTTATACAAAAACGCTCTAAAACTTTGTAATCAACATCTCCTTCTATCTGGTAAATTTTTCGAGATAGTAACATTAACTCTACAGTTTTTCGTCTGGTGGCGCTG encodes the following:
- the LOC129958371 gene encoding uncharacterized protein LOC129958371 translates to MFRLLIFVISISQISCDLWCYSCVSSQPGCEEFYVDWRIHHAITCPREDDKCVKIIERKGVDKFITRDCLSNLEGQKKDIPADRYDGCRKAAEQPKLAVYVENHITQLEIKNEHWDEVTYCFCEFDQWCNHGHFLHSNKYIIIFVVISLFIFKYHFRN